The following proteins are encoded in a genomic region of Stigmatopora nigra isolate UIUO_SnigA chromosome 3, RoL_Snig_1.1, whole genome shotgun sequence:
- the tmem41b gene encoding transmembrane protein 41B isoform X3, which translates to MSLLLLLAIFTCSASVMYLVYRNFPELQDDEMEKIKIPKDMDDAKALGTVLSKYKDTYYSQVLVAYFATYIFLQTFAIPGSIFLSILSGYLYPFPLALFLVCLCSGLGASFCYLLSYLVGRPVVYKYLTEKAQKWSQQVDKHRDHLINYIIFLRITPFLPNWFINITSPVINVPLGVFFVGTFLGVAPPSFVAINAGTTLYKLTTAEKVAAETRVDHKRPQHLQAPIFPPQQRAAVALDVCLGHSFSKSRWEVLPTEDTTKKS; encoded by the exons AtgtccctcctcctcctgcttgCTATCTTCACCTGTTCGGCCTCAGTCATGTACCTGGTATACAGGAATTTCCCGGAACTTCAAGA tgatgaaatggaaaaaataaaaatccccaaAGACATGGATGATGCCAAAGCATTGGGAACTGTATTGTCCAAATACAAAGATACCTACTACAGCCAGGTGTTGGTGGCTTATTTTGCCACCTATATTTT CCTTCAGACCTTTGCGATTCCTGGATCCATTTTCCTCAGCATCCTATCTGGGTATCTTTACCCTTTCCCTCTGGCTCTCTTCTTAGTCTGCTTG tgttcCGGGTTGGGGGCTTCCTTTTGCTACTTGCTCTCATACTTGGTTGGGCGGCCCGTGGTCTACAAATACCTCACGGAAAAAGCCCAAAAGTGGTCACAACAG GTGGATAAACATAGAGATCATTTAAtcaattatattattttcctGAGGATAACTCCCTTTCTTCCTAACTGGTTCATCAACATTACCTCACCTGTCATCAATGTGCCCTTGGGTGTCTTCTTTGTTGGAACTTTTCTGG GCGTGGCACCGCCATCCTTTGTAGCCATTAATGCGGGCACCACATTGTACAAACTGACCACTGCTG AAAAAGTTGCAGCAGAAACTAGAGTAGACCACAAAAGACCTCAACACCTGCAAGCCCCCATATTTCCGCCTCAGCAACGTGCAGCTGTCGCTCTCGACGTCTGTCTCGGTCACAGTTTCTCGAAATCTCGGTGGGAGGTTCTCCCCACCGAGGACACAACAAAAAAGTCTTGA
- the tmem41b gene encoding transmembrane protein 41B isoform X1, with product MAKKRRDRRETNDLLLSHEEVNAKATDPIALTVSHHDTGGSTRMSLLLLLAIFTCSASVMYLVYRNFPELQDDEMEKIKIPKDMDDAKALGTVLSKYKDTYYSQVLVAYFATYIFLQTFAIPGSIFLSILSGYLYPFPLALFLVCLCSGLGASFCYLLSYLVGRPVVYKYLTEKAQKWSQQVDKHRDHLINYIIFLRITPFLPNWFINITSPVINVPLGVFFVGTFLGVAPPSFVAINAGTTLYKLTTAEKVAAETRVDHKRPQHLQAPIFPPQQRAAVALDVCLGHSFSKSRWEVLPTEDTTKKS from the exons atggccaaaaaacgGAGGGATAGACGAGAGACGAACGACTTGCTTTTGTCACATGAGGAAGTGAACGCTAAAGCTACGGACCCCATAGCATTGACCG TTAGCCATCATGACACCGGGGGCTCAACACGAAtgtccctcctcctcctgcttgCTATCTTCACCTGTTCGGCCTCAGTCATGTACCTGGTATACAGGAATTTCCCGGAACTTCAAGA tgatgaaatggaaaaaataaaaatccccaaAGACATGGATGATGCCAAAGCATTGGGAACTGTATTGTCCAAATACAAAGATACCTACTACAGCCAGGTGTTGGTGGCTTATTTTGCCACCTATATTTT CCTTCAGACCTTTGCGATTCCTGGATCCATTTTCCTCAGCATCCTATCTGGGTATCTTTACCCTTTCCCTCTGGCTCTCTTCTTAGTCTGCTTG tgttcCGGGTTGGGGGCTTCCTTTTGCTACTTGCTCTCATACTTGGTTGGGCGGCCCGTGGTCTACAAATACCTCACGGAAAAAGCCCAAAAGTGGTCACAACAG GTGGATAAACATAGAGATCATTTAAtcaattatattattttcctGAGGATAACTCCCTTTCTTCCTAACTGGTTCATCAACATTACCTCACCTGTCATCAATGTGCCCTTGGGTGTCTTCTTTGTTGGAACTTTTCTGG GCGTGGCACCGCCATCCTTTGTAGCCATTAATGCGGGCACCACATTGTACAAACTGACCACTGCTG AAAAAGTTGCAGCAGAAACTAGAGTAGACCACAAAAGACCTCAACACCTGCAAGCCCCCATATTTCCGCCTCAGCAACGTGCAGCTGTCGCTCTCGACGTCTGTCTCGGTCACAGTTTCTCGAAATCTCGGTGGGAGGTTCTCCCCACCGAGGACACAACAAAAAAGTCTTGA
- the tmem41b gene encoding transmembrane protein 41B isoform X2, translated as MAKKRRDRRETNDLLLSHEEVNAKATDPIALTVSHHDTGGSTRMSLLLLLAIFTCSASVMYLVYRNFPELQDDEMEKIKIPKDMDDAKALGTVLSKYKDTYYSQVLVAYFATYIFLQTFAIPGSIFLSILSGYLYPFPLALFLVCLCSGLGASFCYLLSYLVGRPVVYKYLTEKAQKWSQQVDKHRDHLINYIIFLRITPFLPNWFINITSPVINVPLGVFFVGTFLGVAPPSFVAINAGTTLYKLTTAGEAVSWNSLAVLAVLAVLSILPVCFQKKLQQKLE; from the exons atggccaaaaaacgGAGGGATAGACGAGAGACGAACGACTTGCTTTTGTCACATGAGGAAGTGAACGCTAAAGCTACGGACCCCATAGCATTGACCG TTAGCCATCATGACACCGGGGGCTCAACACGAAtgtccctcctcctcctgcttgCTATCTTCACCTGTTCGGCCTCAGTCATGTACCTGGTATACAGGAATTTCCCGGAACTTCAAGA tgatgaaatggaaaaaataaaaatccccaaAGACATGGATGATGCCAAAGCATTGGGAACTGTATTGTCCAAATACAAAGATACCTACTACAGCCAGGTGTTGGTGGCTTATTTTGCCACCTATATTTT CCTTCAGACCTTTGCGATTCCTGGATCCATTTTCCTCAGCATCCTATCTGGGTATCTTTACCCTTTCCCTCTGGCTCTCTTCTTAGTCTGCTTG tgttcCGGGTTGGGGGCTTCCTTTTGCTACTTGCTCTCATACTTGGTTGGGCGGCCCGTGGTCTACAAATACCTCACGGAAAAAGCCCAAAAGTGGTCACAACAG GTGGATAAACATAGAGATCATTTAAtcaattatattattttcctGAGGATAACTCCCTTTCTTCCTAACTGGTTCATCAACATTACCTCACCTGTCATCAATGTGCCCTTGGGTGTCTTCTTTGTTGGAACTTTTCTGG GCGTGGCACCGCCATCCTTTGTAGCCATTAATGCGGGCACCACATTGTACAAACTGACCACTGCTGGTGAGGCTGTGTCTTGGAACTCTCTGGCTGTGCTGGCCGTCCTTGCTGTGCTCTCTATATTGCCTGTCTGCTTCCAGAAAAAGTTGCAGCAGAAACTAGAGTAG